TGCCTTGAACTACCCAATTAGTCAGCTGAGAGTTTGGTACTCAGTTCCTATATGCAATCTAGGGCTATTAAGATTCATCACACTGATAAACTCAACATATGACCCTGATAACCCTCACACGCTTTGTATTTCACAAATCATGGAATAAATTTCAAACCACTATATACGATGGCTTTACATGGCCTTCATGGATGCCACTCCGCCTTGTTCAGACAAATGACAGTTTTCACAGTAACTAATATGCTTCAAAAAgacaaaagcagagagagactaaaaaaaacaaacacaaagcaaaccaAAGACAACTATCTAGCATGAACGTATGAGTGAGGAGATGGAGTAGCACTCGTTTGAGAAGATGTGCATAACTGATTCCTGGCCTCACCACTCCAACACACAAATTCCTTGCTGCCAAAATTTAGAGAAgcatttttcatttgcattcagACCATTACTCTCAATAATTCCAAACACACAAGAGATCAGTTTTAAAAGAATGACAACCATTTTAGGTCCAAAGTTTAGGTTTTGGCTAACAAAATTTCTAATGATACTAGGTTTAGAGaagtttattaaattaaaattacatgaacttttaaaatatatatatctatcaCATCACACCTCCCTGCCACGTTTGCAACCCACACACAAATCTTTTCGCACAATAGTAGAGAACCAAACCATTAAAACTGACTGAAACCAAAGTGAACCTAGCCAGTGTAAAGGGGCACCATTAATCTCGTTTTTCTCTCACGTTATCTTTCATTTTACAAACAACATGCAAGATTCCCACTGATGAAAGattagaggaaaaaaatctcagattAGTTTGTCTTTTTTGTCAAAACATCATTTTGACGGCACAGTGTCTGCAATCAGTTTCACTGTTACACTACCAAACCTTCACTAtactcagtttcccccatttttgtgggggagggtaaAGAGGAATAAAAAGCTTTATGAAgtacaaaaacaatattttttaaaaaaaaataaattgctgttGTTAAAAGCACAAAAACTGGCAGGGGACTCAGAAGCAGAGGTATAACCTGCAACTACTTTAACCTTTTTTCAAACAGTCTAGATATCAAAACTGACCTTGACTTTTCACTATCCAAACTGAGTTTACAGCAAAAAAGTAGACAGCTAACATGGGAGGTGAAAAGTGAAGGTAAAGTAAACCTGGAAAATTTAAAAAGCTAATGTATTAGCATACTAATGgattttttaaacaatgattttaattttaaaaaaatcttgacagTGTTCACTAGCAGAAAACTCTCCCGAATTAACTTCAGCAAATTCCTGTCTTTCTGAAAACCACCATGAATTAGGAATAGATTTCTGAATGAGCAATCTGATTTCTAACTAGCCGATCATACACGGATGCTCATTTTCTACAAACTGAGTTGGTAAAGAACAGAAAATTCAGCACTGCTAGTTATACTCTGAGTTTTCATATTTTGTGTAAGTTCCCATAAAGTTTAAACCTGTTTTAGCATTCTTGTACATCAATGTCAGGATATCCAACTCCATCCCAGACAGCTTTGGAAATAATAGGAACAAGTCAATCAGATTTGGTATATGCCCTGAAATGGAAAGtctggactttaaaaaaataataaaaaaaagttagtgTCTAGGAAAGCCGCTGAATCCACTGAAGTCCTTGATCCAAAAAGGTTAGCTTATTTTTTGCTTAAAAAGCTTTAAATGTTTATCTTAGAGAAATTAAAATGGAGGAGAGAGACCTctgaggaagggggaagaaacaTGTAAAGGACCAAAAATATAACATGGTAACCCTTGTAACTTCTTAAAGgccagaaaaaaaacccaaaaaccaaagGTCAGTTTGAGAGTTTACAGGTACTAGATTACATTAAGGTGGAAGCATAACGCAAAGAAGCATAGTCAAGAACTTcagattttaattattaaaaagttGTATGTGTTAGGCATTAGATAAAAATGAATATCTACCAAATCTTCACTGACAATAAAAGTTACTTGGATATGAAAAGTCACTTCAATTTATAATGTCAATATTtatccttttcccccctcctcccactccattCCTCCCCAAATTcaacttaaattttttttcttgggaGACGTACAGCACCACTGCATTAGAACGTACAAGAAATGAAAACAGTGAGTACAACTGATATAGATCCATtgactttttattacaaatttacTTGATCACGTGGCTTCAAAAAGTTTAAATCAATACCCTATTTTCTGTATGGTAGTACAAAGCAAAATCTATTTTACAAATTAAATACCTAaaaatttgacaaaaataaagttttatggAAAACAGTTATAAAAATCTTAAATCCCCTTTTATGAAGGTAAGAGGTAACATTCCCTCCCCGCCCCTGCAGTCGTTATACAACATTAATATTCATCGTTTTTAGAATAGGTaggtatattttattttgctgttagCATACAAAAGTCATACTAATAGCTTTATTTGTATATACTCCAGTTAGTGCATGAATGCCATCTGATTGTAATATAATCAACTCTCTTTAACTGAATCCTAATTTACATTTAATAGTTTGCATAGTTTGAAAGGGATAAAGGTTATACTACAGCTAATCATAAAAAGAGTGGttacagtgctatttttaaagGCAACAAAGTAATTGCTCCCAAATAAAGTTATCGGTTTGCTCTAGGCAGGGGTTAAAATTACCAGCAGCTTTCTGCCTTGCCTGATGTGACTATTATGTCTCTCTAGCCACTCAAAGTGGACAGCCTCTCTAGAATGTCTGAAAAGTTCTTAGTAAACTGCTAGTTTTGTACTACTTCTCAAAGAACACTACACTGAGCAAATTTCAACCCCTGCAAGggatacttaaaaaaaagtgacactgtcaagtatttttttaaaataaaaggttttaatttttaaaaaactctccaTTGTGTATGATGCCCTCTAAGAAGTTTGAAAATAAACACCTACTCCTCACCCATATACTGCATTTTTCTATTTGGTGACAACTGAATTTCCCCCCTCCACTTCACAGGGTGCAAAAGCCAACTTGGCTTTACTTGTAAACCTCCTTGTTGTCATAGGCATCTTCAATGATTTCCACAGTTTTCTGGTTTGTTAGCTAGCTTTTGCTCCCCCTGTGGCTGGATGGCTGCCTCTTGCAGCACAAACAGAACAATAAATAAGAGGCATGAATCAACAGTggctaatttttttatttaatttatcagAGACagagcaattaattttttttaaaacaaaaaaatgaacttAGATTCTGGAGTACATTCTCCATTAGATTATAACTGCTTTAAAGAGAGgtcatattttaattataaattacttgacagtgtccctttaacttaaaaataaacGAATGTCAGTATTGCAATGAATTTCAAGTTTTCTTGCAGTCAGTCATATAAAGTAGTTTTATCATGCTCTTGGACCTTTTCTACAAGACATTTAAAAGCATATCATCAAGGAAAACATAAGGCATATTTTTCCGGAATTAAATTTCTTGGCACATTTGAGCATACTGTCTTTTTAGAACAACACATATGGTCAAATATACCATTACCTTTATTCGTCTAACATTAACAGGGTTTTCCaacagtattttgttttaaatactgaGATAAAGAACCTTGGTAAAGTACCGAgcacctcaggaaaaaaaaaatgagatgccaataaaattaaataaaatccttTACAGTCATTTAGTCTTTCATCGATATCATTTATAAATTTCCAGAATATATGGATGTGGATTTAATTTAAAAcgaaacacaaaaataaaacactgaccACAAGTTCTCAGACACTGTTCACAACACTTTGCTAAAACTGTGTTAAACTGTAATGGTATGAATGGAACTGCAACAACTCATGCACTTCTTCACCCAGTCAGATACCATGTAGGATCTGAATTTTACAGGTAAAGATTTCCCTTTAGTCAATGTTGACCATGGGGAAAAGCCTATGTATTTAATAAAGCTTACATTAACTCAAAAGTAAGGAAGGACACTTTGCAGTGTTTTCACTGACTCACATTACTTATTGCTGATAATGTAGAACACTTGTAACTATGAGCAATGTGTGTCAATCTGCAGTATAACTTTTAAAACCGTAGTAAACAGTAGAACCAAGACATAGTCAAGTAGCAATACCAAAGCAATTAACTTCCCTAACTATATCTAGCAGCATGGAGAATGCAGTCCTTTCCACCTCACGGTCCAAGTACAATAAATGAAACTGCTCACCAAACCCTCCAATTAAAAAAGCAGGTTATTAGACATACGTGCAATTGAGAACCATTTCAAATATCACATTATGCACTATGAAAGCTTATTTTTACTATCTGGAAACAGGAAAAGTGCACCTTAATGAAGCAATTTAATCATTTCCAGTGATTGTTACAGAAACAAATCCTTAACTTCTGTACTGTCATCTCATATTTAACTTTCTGTGAATACTAATAGCAaacttttttaaagggaaatagtTTTTGTTTTGACACTTGCAGTACATCTGCAAAACCAGAGAACTatatttttaatgggaaaaaaacccagcagaaaataaaaatcctttaaacaaactccccccccccccttctagGCTAGATTCTTTACAATCAATAAGAAGCACAGAAAACTTCCTGTTCCAACAGGTGGTGTCTTCTATATACAGCAGTTAGGTCTACACGGTTAAATTTGTCAAGAATATTAAGAAAAATGATTGCATCCAAATAACTTTTGAGTTGAACAAGattcttgtttttcttaaatgttttctaGAGAATTGCAACCAGAAAATTTACTGTTTAAGGCATCTTTTATAACATTTTCTCTTCACTCATAATGATGATAGTCATGCAGCAGTttaatgataaaaatatattaatattttactatACAGCAGCAAGAAGTTAGTCAATTAAAAGCacacaaactttttaaaagaaaaatctgtaaAAAGTTTATGACtataaatatttcaatttggagaACACAATTTGACAAATTAGTGTTCTGCTGAATTCTGCATTTTCATATCCTACACTTTTACTATATCTCACAAGTACATACTTTTGATAGAAGGCTTGTACACTTGGGGGTCACAACTACATTTATAATGTACGTAGCCAGTATAACTAGCACCACAGCTACATGGAAATCCTTTACATACACCATCTTGGCTTTCacttttaaatgaaactgaaaatcCATGGCTCAGTAGGATTACTCTATAATTGTGTTGCACTGATTTCTATAACAGGCCTACATAAGTTAATAGCACTGGCACAAATCAAAGTATAGGTTCAGACCTTTTACAAGTTTAGGAGATAGTGCTAGTGCCAGTGACCACATAAAAGACTCACTACCTGTTGTCCAAAAACAGGTTTACTGGAAATTGCTGCACGTTAGGTAAGTACTTTAAGtacatataataaaaaaaatatattatgaaCAATACAAGTACATCTCATATACACAATAATGACAGTATGCCTACTTAGTTGTAAACCAAACAGGTGCAGAAAAATATTATGGGGGGAGATTCtttactttttctctctctctctctcttttttttttttttttttttactatttaaaCTTTGGTTCAAAACGTAAAAATCACACAGTTagcaaatttcatttaaatgccttttttcaATAATTTTCTTCATGTTCACAGAAGTTTTCATGACCATTTATATGTTTTAAGGTCCAGATGCATCATTTGATATAAAAGAGAGCACTATTGTTTACCTTGCGATGAAATTATAACCTACGTACCTTTTAAACTCTACAAACTTCTGCATAAAATTTAGACAAGCTCAGACACCACAGCATGCCTAGCCCTCATATATATACAATCTCTAATCACAGGTATATGGGTGTCAAAGTATACATATAAAAACCTCCATGTAAGGTTGAAATTTGGTAACAAatgatgagaaagaaaaaaactaaaaatattatttttacgtGTCTTAAAATACTCTTTTTTGTGCTTAAAGTCAAAATGTTAGCCTCAACATGAAAAGGACTTTTTATATAATATCAGCAATTATATAATCTTTGACCATTTTTGCAAACACTTTTAATAATAATAGCGTTAACGTGTACAAAAGAGTCTTGTTAATTAGGGAAATAAAACACTcagttctttatatttttttttttaatcaagtagGAAAACACAGTTCCATATATAATgttattacttttttttgtttttttttattttttttgtttttgtttttagcagCTGCTTACTGTTTATATGGTGGATAAAGTAGGAAACATCAGGATGGGTGGCCAGTCGGAGAAGTTGCTGAGCTCGTCAGGTTTGTGGAGGTTGGTTGAGGTGGGTTGGTGCTCCCTCGGAGTTATtacaggacaattttttttttgttagtattttgtttttggttttacttttttttttttgtaatttatctTCTCTCTGGTTTCGGTCTGGGGTTCTTTATTTACAGTATAAGTCTTGCTTCTGTGTGTTCTGTGTGTGTCTTGGTGTGTGTTCTTCTGTGTGCGCAGGCGGGAGGCAGCCAAGGAGCCAAGTCGGATCAATCCTTGCCTCCGGCTCGTCGTGCCTGCAGCAGGGCTTCCCGGGGGCCCGGCGGCGGCGGCGCTGCTCTCCGTCTCCGCCTGCGGCTCGGGCCCGGAGGCGACGGCGGTCGGCGCCGCTTGTCCCGCTTGCTCTCCTGGATCTTCTTTCATTTCTCCTCGAGTATTGCAGAAGGTGTGGCCGAACTTGGCCCACACCTTGTAGGGGACGGGTGATGGAGTGCGGACATAGGTTGGGCTCACCTGCTCACCCGCTATGAACACGCCGTACTGTTGGAGCCCACGTCGAAAATGAAGCGCTTGGTTGTCCACAGTCAAGGAGGTGCCCTCGGCAGCTCGGCCGGCTCTCCTCCACGCCGTAAGTCGTCGATGAACTTGCCAGGGCTCGCGGAACTCGATGGCCACTGCGCCGGCAGCGCGATGGTCTGGCCCTGGCGGTGCGGCCCAGGCGGGGCCCCGGCTTGACGGTCTGGCGGCATGCGGGAGGAAGCGGCCCCGCTGGTTCTCTTTCAGATCCATGTAGTATTGCGGTTCTCCCGCACCAGAAACTCGCCTTCACGCCGGCGCGGCTCGTCGGCGGCCTGCGCCAGCTCGGGCGGCTGGCTGGGGCCCAGCTGCGCATAGTGCTCGCTAGAAGTCGCCAGGTAGTCGCGGACTCCACGGCCACCGACAGGAGACGTGAGGCGGCCTTTGTTGCCGCCCGCGCCCACCTCGGCGATCTTGAGGAAGCGGCCCTTGGCGTTCTGCTTCACGTCCAGGTAGAAGCCTTGTTCTGGATGTCACCCGCTGGAGGCCAGCTCTGGGTCTCGTGCTGCAGGCCGCCCCCCGGCCCCCGCCGCCGGAGCCCGACCCCCGGCGCCCGGCGCGCCCCCCGCCGCCCTGCTCGCTGCACTGCTCTTGTCCGCCAGATGCTGCCCGCCCTGCCGCCCGGCCGCCGTCCGCTGCCGCCTccgcccgccgccgccgccgccgctgctgcAACCCCCACAGCCACCAGCGGCCCGCTCTCGCGAGATCTgcgggagagagaggagagagcggGTAACACGGCAGAAGAGAGCGTACAGTACGGGCGGCCCTACTGACAGGCGCAGCGCCGCgccggacagacagacagacagacaacaggACCGCCCCCCCCACCGCGCTTCTcccggccccgcccccgcccccgccccgcaaGCGCCCAGGGCT
This sequence is a window from Chelonoidis abingdonii isolate Lonesome George chromosome 7, CheloAbing_2.0, whole genome shotgun sequence. Protein-coding genes within it:
- the PURA gene encoding LOW QUALITY PROTEIN: transcriptional activator protein Pur-alpha (The sequence of the model RefSeq protein was modified relative to this genomic sequence to represent the inferred CDS: inserted 4 bases in 4 codons; deleted 5 bases in 3 codons), which produces ASGGQEQCSEQGGGGRAGRRGSGSGGGGXGGGLQHETQSWPPAGDIQNKXFYLDVKQNAKGRFLKIAEVGAGGNKGRLTSPVGGRGVRDYLATSSEHYAQLGPSQPPELAQAADEPRRREGEFLVRENRXYYMDLKENQRGRFLACRQTVKPGPRLGRTQGQTIALPAQWPSSSASPGKFIDDLRRGGEPAELPXGTSLTVDNQALHFRRGLQQYGVFIAGEQVSPTYVRTPSPVPYKVWAKFGHTFCNTRGEMKKIQESKRDKRRRPPSPPGPSRRRRRRAAPPPPGPREALLQARRAGGKD